The Linepithema humile isolate Giens D197 chromosome 2, Lhum_UNIL_v1.0, whole genome shotgun sequence genome has a segment encoding these proteins:
- the LOC105670753 gene encoding uncharacterized protein: MRATTISTSVEIGLRFVGIWPGLPYGSFTWFTYMSSVAVVLYFQYAYIFGHFNANDVSNLIDALSNTLAYSLTFLKLFSLWSNRRTFYNILLTMNEDWSNVNRDRSVLCAMTDNANLSRRCSNILITINIIAATCYAAISLIHLSTVSEENLNVSLKVLPIKMELPFEVNATPFFELLVAGVFLHEVSVATLNAVTISLILSLVLHVSGQIDILRRDLLTICDSGSPQRDSNVKLLTIQHQRIITFSDNIEELYSNIALMQFLSNTVVICCIGLTLINALDKDGVSVLLLKSVSFYIAITLEAFIFCFAGEYLSAKSKSIGDAAYESLWYNMTPTVSRILMLIMLRSQKRLTITAGNVMDLSLEAFTVVMKASASYMSVLHAMHTGGPIPCEIMRATSISTSVEIGLRFVGIWPDLSYGSITWFTYMSSVAVVLYFQYVYIFGHFNVNDVSNLIDALSNTLAYSLTFLKLISLWSNRRIFYNILLTMNEDWSTVNRNRSILCIMTNNANLSRRCSNLLISLNTTAAICYAATSFVHLSTNSKENLNVSSKVLPIKMELPFEVNATPFFELLAAGMFLHEVSIAALAATTSCLILSLVLHVSGQIDILRRDLLTFCDNGSLQRDSSVTDIKLLTVRHQRIITFSDNIEELYSNIALMQFLSNTVVICCIGLTLISALARDGVSVLLLKSVFFYIAVTLEAFIFCFAGEYLSAKSKSIGDAAYESLWYNMTPTESRILMFIILRSQKRLTITAGNVMDLSLEGFTTVMKASASYMSVLHAMY; this comes from the exons ATGCGCGCAACTACCATCAGCACTTCCGTCGAGATCGGTCTTCGCTTTGTCGGGATCTGGCCGGGCCTGCCGTACGGATCCTTCACTTGGTTCACGTACATGAGTAGCGTGGCGGTCGTGCTGTATTTTCAATACGCGTACATTTTCGGTCACTTCAACGCCAACGACGTCTCGAATCTCATCGATGCGCTCAGCAACACGCTGGCTTACAGCCTCACCTTTCTGAAGCTATTCTCACTATGGTCGAATCGTAG gacattttataacattctGCTAACGATGAACGAGGATTGGAGCAACGTCAACCGCGACCGATCGGTATTGTGTGCCATGACGGACAATGCTAATCTGTCGCGTCGCTGCTCGAATATATTGATCACTATCAATATTATCGCCGCGACTTGCTACGCCGCGATCAGTCTCATACATCTGTCGACCGTCTCTGAGGAGAATCTCAACGTTAGCTTGAAAGTGCTACCTATAAAGATGGAACTTCCATTCGAAGTTAACGCGACTCCGTTCTTTGAACTTCTGGTGGCCGGTGTGTTTCTACATGAAGTGTCGGTTGCCACTTTAAACGCTGTAACAATCAGCTTGATCCTCTCCCTA GTACTTCACGTAAGCGGACAGATCGATATTCTTCGTCGAGATTTATTGACAATCTGCGACAGCGGATCTCCGCAGCGCGATTCAAACGTCAAACTTTTAACAATTCAGCATCAaagaataataacattttcggATAACATTGAAGAACTTTATTCGAACATCGCGCTGATGCAATTCCTTTCGAATACCGTGGTCATCTGCTGTATCGGTCTCACTTTAATAAAC GCTCTTGACAAAGACGGAGTTTCCGTACTGCTATTGAAATCCGTCTCTTTTTATATCGCCATAACGTTGGAAGCCTTTATCTTTTGTTTCGCCGGAGAATATCTCAGTGCCAAG AGCAAATCGATCGGCGATGCAGCGTATGAGTCGCTCTGGTACAACATGACGCCCACCGTGTCCCGAATTTTAATGCTTATCATGCTCAGGTCGCAGAAAAGATTGACAATCACCGCAGGAAACGTCATGGATCTTTCTCTAGAAGCATTTACAGTC GTGATGAAAGCATCCGCCTCGTACATGTCGGTGCTGCACGCGAT GCACACCGGCGGTCCGATTCCATGCGAGATAATGCGTGCAACTTCCATCAGCACTTCCGTCGAGATCGGTCTCCGCTTTGTCGGGATCTGGCCGGACCTGTCATACGGGTCCATCACTTGGTTCACGTACATGAGTAGCGTGGCGGTCGTGCTGTATTTTCAATACGTATACATTTTCGGTCACTTCAACGTCAACGACGTCTCGAATCTCATCGATGCGCTCAGCAACACGCTGGCTTACAGCCTCACCTTTCTGAAGCTGATCTCTCTATGGTCGAATCGTAG gatattttataacattctGCTAACGATGAATGAGGATTGGAGCACTGTCAATCGCAACCGATCGATATTGTGTATCATGACGAACAATGCTAATCTGTCGCGTCGCTGTTCGAACCTATTGATCAGCCTCAATACTACCGCCGCGATTTGCTACGCTGCGACCAGTTTCGTACATCTGTCGACTAATTCTAAGGAGAATCTCAACGTTAGCTCGAAAGTATTACCTATAAAGATGGAACTTCCTTTTGAAGTCAACGCGACTCCATTCTTTGAACTTCTGGCGGCCGGTATGTTTCTACATGAAGTGTCGATCGCCGCTTTAGCTGCTACAACAAGCTGCTTAATCCTCTCACTG GTACTTCATGTAAGCGGACAGATCGATATTCTTCGTCGAGATTTATTGACATTCTGCGACAACGGATCTCTACAGCGTGATTCAAGCGTCACAGATATCAAACTCCTAACCGTTCGGCATCAaagaataataacattttcggATAACATTGAAGAACTTTATTCGAACATTGCGCTGATGCAGTTTCTTTCCAATACCGTGGTCATCTGCTGTATCGGTCTCACTTTAATAAGT GCTCTTGCCAGAGACGGAGTTTCCGTGCTACTATTGAAATCCGTCTTTTTTTACATCGCCGTAACGTTGGAAGCCTTTATCTTTTGTTTCGCCGGAGAATATCTCAGTGCCAAG AGCAAATCGATCGGCGATGCAGCGTATGAGTCGCTCTGGTACAACATGACGCCCACCGAGTCCCGGATTCTAATGTTTATTATACTCAGGTCGCAGAAAAGATTGACGATCACCGCTGGAAACGTCATGGATCTTTCTCTAGAAGGATTTACGACC GTGATGAAAGCATCCGCCTCGTACATGTCGGTGCTGCACGCGATGTATTAA